A DNA window from Arachis duranensis cultivar V14167 chromosome 3, aradu.V14167.gnm2.J7QH, whole genome shotgun sequence contains the following coding sequences:
- the LOC107478478 gene encoding F-box protein At5g65850-like, translating to MENKNQNDKSKSIHDILPLDLIHIILLLVPIRHLARLKCLSKLWCSLISDRDFAEFHFHHSPAATKACFFTENLTMAYLVYLMHPKKRRAPLSRRNHLLILRYWDPAEALFSCIDIHIFLWYGTHSLDSAKEYPILILFLVIPCKVFQPLLSSNGDIIGRGYDKTGPSSSPLSLASPNTQTKKENEEPTYK from the exons ATGGAGAATAAGAATCAGAATGACAAGAGCAAGAGCATTCACGACATCCTCCCTCTTGACCTGATTCACATAATCCTACTGCTGGTACCGATCAGACATCTAGCTCGCCTCAAGTGCCTTTCCAAGCTGTGGTGCTCTCTAATTTCTGATCGTGACTTTGCGGAATTTCATTTTCACCACTCTCCAGCTGCTACCAAGGCATGCTTCTTCACAGAAAATCTCACTATGGCTTACTTGGTTTACTTGATGCATCCCAAAAAGAGGCGTGCCCCCCTTTCTAGAAGAAATCACCTTCTAATTTTGAGGTATTGGGATCCTGCAGAAGCTTTATTCTCTTGCATCGACATCCACATTTTCTTGTGGTATGGAACCCACTCACTGGATTCAGCTAAAGAATATCCTATTCTCATATTGTTCCTCGTG ATTCCTTGCAAAGTCTTTCAGCCATTGTTATCCAGTAATGGTGATATTATTGGAAGAGGTTATGATAAAACAGG GCCATCAAGTTCACCATTAAGTTTAGCATCACCAAATactcaaacaaaaaaagagAATGAGGAGCCAACATACAAGTGA
- the LOC107478429 gene encoding F-box/kelch-repeat protein At3g23880 has product MEKKQKSIHDILPHDLIHTILLKVPARNIVRLKCVSKLWYSLISDPHFAELHFQYSPTATNAFIFTTNCIQAYLALFIENNHGARLKVVYPPFKNKTDFKVLGSCRGYVLLHGNPHFLVVWNPLTGSNKRISYSHIVSRCKHKGVSLLCKFHLYGFGYDASQDDFLVVVAWQDKDDHYHFDCVSLRTNSLINLDAALPKSLGLMEWQPHGLLLNGAIHWLPLSLKTYRDTILIFDLKERTFSMISAPEQPEMSACPYSSLALLGGCLALYYPNNDSCNTHIWVMKEYKVHSSWTLYQIPCVNFQPLCLSSNGNIIGRGYISNDKVEYLIYIVRGDLVKHIKNLPCQLPFHETVTVYTESFLWLPTDIKDKDNRPSESERCQTKKEN; this is encoded by the exons atggagaagaagcagaagAGCATTCACGACATCCTACCTCATGACCTGATTCACACAATCTTACTGAAAGTGCCGGCCAGAAATATCGTTCGCCTCAAGTGCGTTTCGAAGCTCTGGTACTCTCTCATTTCCGATCCACACTTTGCGGAATTGCATTTTCAGTACTCTCCCACAGCCACCAACGCATTCATCTTCACAACAAACTGCATTCAGGCTTACTTGGCACTATTTATTGAGAACAATCATGGAGCACGCTTAAAAGTGGTGTATCCCCCTTTCAAGAATAAAACTGATTTTAAGGTCCTGGGATCGTGCAGAGGCTATGTTCTCTTACATGGAAACCCACATTTTCTTGTGGTATGGAACCCACTGACTGGATCCAATAAAAGAATATCCTACTCTCATATTGTTTCTCGTTGTAAGCACAAGGGCGTTAGCCTTCTCTGCAAGTTCCATCTCTATGGATTTGGTTATGATGCTTCACAGGATGACTTTTTAGTTGTTGTAGCTTGGCAGGATAAGGATGACCATTATCATTTTGATTGCGTTTCCTTGAGAACCAATTCATTGATTAATCTTGATGCTGCACTCCCCAAATCATTAGGTCTTATGGAGTGGCAACCTCATGGATTGCTCTTGAATGGTGCTATTCATTGGCTGCCTTTGTCTCTTAAGACTTACAGGGATACTATTCTTATCTTTGATCTGAAGGAGAGGACTTTCTCAATGATATCTGCCCCGGAACAACCTGAAATGAGTGCATGCCCCTATTCAAGTCTCGCCTTACTAGGAGGCTGCCTAGCCTTGTATTATCCCAATAATGATAGCTGTAACACTCACATATGGGTGATGAAAGAATATAAAGTGCATTCATCTTGGACTCTCTATCAGATTCCTTGTGTAAACTTCCAGCCTTTGTGCTTATCCAGTAATGGTAATATTATTGGAAGAGGTTATATTTCTAATGATAAAGTAGAGTACTTAATATATATTGTCAGAGGAGACCTGGTCAAGCATATTAAAAATCTTCCTTGTCAGCTCCCTTTCCATGAGACCGTTACTGTGTATACAGAGAGTTTCTTGTGGCTCCCTACTGACATTAAGGATAAGGATAATCG GCCATCAGAATCAGAAAGATGTCAAACAAAGAAAGAGAATTAG
- the LOC107478479 gene encoding TMV resistance protein N-like, with translation MADHDAESCSSYFIYDVFLSFRGFTRYGFTDRLYHALCERGITTFRDDENLRVGDTLLEAIERSKISIAVLCKDYASSTWCLDELVQIMKCWNNGKNQPVLPIFYQVEPSDVRRQRNQYEKDMMKHEDTSKTPII, from the exons ATGGCAGATCATGATGCAGAATCTTGCTCCtcatattttatatatgatGTTTTTCTGAGCTTTAGAGGCTTCACCCGATATGGATTCACAGATCGCCTCTATCATGCTCTGTGTGAGAGAGGAATCACCACCTTCAGAGATGATGAGAACCTTAGAGTTGGTGATACTCTTCTTGAAGCCATTGAAAGATCCAA GATATCTATTGCTGTGCTGTGTAAGGACTATGCTTCTTCCACATGGTGTTTGGATGAACTAGTACAGATCATGAAGTGCTGGAATAATGGAAAAAATCAACCGGTTTTGCCAATCTTTTATCAAGTGGAACCATCAGATGTGAGGCGCCAGAGGAACCAATATGAAAAAGACATGATGAAGCATGAAGACACATCAAAGACTCCCATCATATAA
- the LOC107478430 gene encoding DNA repair protein recA homolog 1, chloroplastic: MDLVFPLKPQTAFLKVPSSSALFLPLPFKSLRLRPVSATSKKLRVHCELESRVNGAISGDFDPRFVDRQKALEAAMNDINNSFGKGSVTRLGSAGGALVETCPSGCLTLDCALGGGLPKGRIVEIFGPESSGKTTIALHAIAEVQKLGGNAMLVDAEHAFDPAYSKSLGVDVENLIVCQPDHGEMALEIADRMCRSGAVDLICVDSVSALTPRAEIEGEIGMQQMGLQARLMSQALRKMSGNASKAGCTLIFLNQIRYKIGVYYGNPEVTSGGIALKFFASVRLEVRPIGKIKSAKGDEEIGLKVRARVQKSKVSRPYKIAEFEIIFGEGVSKLGCILDCAEILDIVLKKGSWYSYGDHRLGQGREKAIQYLKENTHILEEIEKVVRSSLVEGTNQTNLAFTKSGPVLHQDDDIFDEGQ, translated from the exons ATGGATTTGGTGTTCCCTCTGAAACCCCAAACCGCGTTTCTCAAAGTACCCTCCTCTTCAGCCCTCTTCCTCCCCCTTCCTTTCAAGTCCCTTCGTCTTCGTCCAGTCTCAGCTACTTCCAAGAAACTCAGGGTTCACTGCGAGCTTGAAAGCAGAGTCAATGGCGCTATTTCTGGTGACTTTGACCCCCGCTTTGTTGACAGG CAAAAAGCACTAGAAGCAGCAATGAATGACATAAACAATTCTTTTGGAAAGGGAAGTGTTACAAGATTGGGCAGTGCTGGGGGAGCTTTAGT TGAAACATGTCCTAGCGGCTGTTTGACCTTGGACTGTGCTTTAGGTGGCGGTCTTCCGAAAGGTAGAATTGTTGAG ATATTTGGACCAGAAAGCAGTGGGAAGACTACCATTGCACTTCATGCTATTGCAGAAGTGCAG AAACTAGGAGGAAATGCAATGCTCGTTGATGCTGAGCACGCCTTTGATCCAGCATACTCTAAATCATTAGGAGTGGATGTAGAAAATTTGATTGTCTGCCAACCTGATCACGGAGAGATGGCTCTTGAGA TTGCAGATCGAATGTGTAGATCTGGTGCCGTAGATCTCATTTGTGTGGATTCTGTCTCAGCTCTCACTCCACGAGCAGAAATTGAG GGTGAGATTGGAATGCAGCAAATGGGGTTGCAAGCTCGCCTTATGAGTCAAGCTTTACGCAAGATGTCTGGAAATGCCTCAAAAGCTGGCTGTACACtaatatttttgaatcaaataaGATATAAG ATTGGCGTCTATTATGGAAATCCAGAAGTGACAAGTGGTGGAATTGCATTGAAGTTCTTTGCGTCAGTTCGGCTAGAAGTTCGTCCTATAGGGAAGATAAAGTCT gccaaaggagatgaagaaattgGCCTTAAAGTCCGTGCAAGAGTGCAAAAGAGCAAG GTATCAAGGCCTTACAAAATAGCTGAATTCGAGATTATATTCGGTGAAGGAGTCAGTAAGCTG GGTTGCATTTTAGATTGTGCAGAAATACTGGACATTGTCCTAAAGAAAGGTTCTTGGTACAGCTACGGGGACCATCG ATTGGGACAGGGAAGGGAGAAAGCAATACAGTACTTGAAGGAGAACACACACATTTTAGAGGAAATCGAAAAG GTAGTTCGGTCTTCATTGGTCGAGGGAACAAACCAAACAAACCTCGCATTCACAAAGAGCGGTCCAGTTCTCCATCAAGATGATGATATCTTTGATGAAGGTCAGTGA